Proteins from a genomic interval of Helicoverpa zea isolate HzStark_Cry1AcR chromosome 31, ilHelZeax1.1, whole genome shotgun sequence:
- the LOC124645457 gene encoding uncharacterized protein LOC124645457 translates to MANSNAVSSTLPSRDYHCKICDLYLDTVDSLEVHLQYHKENLYVKWGTQNSQNDTDNNNGAKVKIETTVSAPADSSDNMITKPSPEFQQRATPETSAQFPHPATPQSYHSAPSPYQNPDQTNFSPGPQFGNNYSHSGFPQNQHSEQINWDQSQYNQEYHKPNRFHPYNMQERVSQVSSSSPLYGQPLNQPTPSPSPNQCDKCGFVCDSAVQLNEHCNSAHASTAPTSASMPFQQYPGKQYNNSGYQNENAKVKEEHEESSDILDLDSQKVVYQGNEGDQPTTPFEDTPTQGREVNTRTVPMMPWETQKLYSNPQLNGDVSLFKEQKMFAEQKAYQTEAKMFHPEQKFAYTQDKFLGVHHDQKPFMHVEQKIYPGVQMPPLSDYSGPVASSNPDMKPPYRPYDSQAAPQITSTQPANPTSSTLPTIGGKGANWKSNEARRPKTYNCTACNKWFTSSGHLKRHYNTTLHKNAVRSSGQPDPATLPISNHHHPSREMSRAQQQAADSNTQSPVPPEDARAVDDSSLQSPYAPQSFERSHRVATMQAKSPYSHLQQGNLDNNFSNNPLANHPLQHQVGSHPLNIGSQPPGIGNPNDSNHQSSKGVAISTAGNPPNGEAGPSVSQNHHMRGLLSVSTSNITTPVLTQSTPALTAHTLPPFSHLGVNPYSPRSTDPLGPSVPDPTHTPLYLGQNFQQTIAPNYPNGMAPHVMDMAINNLPIANPATFGESPEEVDVMEQDASSEPAGGRLPSFSQLQTQSFSVYVSNYITQPNVGGQVVSDESTAGYIIVDPVHSTLQYANTDMCGQTIDYDYNFSPRKVKDEDVIDYDSEHAKVYPYGYAVEGKTIKREVDMLQTDSGELQILKIEDIMDYANKENYGTQMKSPASPESAKAENESRGSPAVSSTVPSTPLAERNQMKKSAATTVHKCYECDKLFNKGCYLTQHNKTFHSGAKPFKCIRCGKRFSDDASYEWHCVKHSDNKPFKCNECPKSFNHKSDLRRHMCLHSDCKPFTCDHCGKGFIRKDHMVKHFGTHKKKIRTSSSPTSSSSVSSTSASPTSSSRALHVAYN, encoded by the coding sequence ATGGCTAACAGCAACGCTGTTTCGTCGACTTTACCGTCGAGGGACTATCATTGTAAGATTTGCGATCTCTACTTGGACACTGTCGATTCGTTAGAGGTGCATCTGCAATATCACAAAGAGAACTTGTACGTGAAGTGGGGTACGCAAAACTCACAGAATGATACCGACAACAATAACGGTGCGAAAGTGAAGATCGAGACGACGGTGTCGGCGCCGGCCGACTCGAGCGACAACATGATCACCAAGCCCAGCCCCGAGTTCCAGCAGCGGGCCACGCCGGAGACGTCAGCGCAGTTCCCGCACCCCGCCACCCCGCAGAGCTACCACAGCGCGCCCTCGCCCTACCAGAACCCCGACCAGACCAACTTCTCGCCGGGGCCGCAGTTCGGTAATAACTATTCTCATTCTGGCTTCCCGCAAAACCAGCACTCCGAGCAGATCAACTGGGACCAGTCCCAATACAACCAAGAGTACCACAAACCGAACCGGTTCCACCCGTACAACATGCAGGAGCGAGTGTCGCAGGTATCCTCCTCGAGCCCGCTGTACGGACAGCCGCTCAACCAGCCGACGCCTTCCCCGTCACCCAACCAGTGCGACAAGTGTGGCTTCGTGTGCGACTCCGCCGTCCAACTCAATGAGCACTGCAACTCCGCTCACGCGAGCACAGCGCCCACGTCAGCGTCCATGCCATTCCAACAATACCCCGGGAAGCAGTACAATAACTCCGGCTACCAGAATGAAAATGCTAAGGTAAAGGAAGAGCATGAAGAGTCATCAGATATATTAGATTTGGATTCACAAAAAGTAGTTTATCAAGGAAATGAGGGCGACCAGCCGACAACGCCGTTTGAAGACACGCCGACACAAGGGCGAGAAGTTAACACGCGGACTGTACCCATGATGCCCTGGGAGACACAAAAACTATACAGTAATCCCCAGCTTAACGGAGATGTTTCTTTATTCAAAGAACAAAAGATGTTTGCTGAACAAAAGGCGTATCAAACGGAAGCTAAAATGTTTCACCCCGAACAAAAGTTTGCCTATACACAAGACAAGTTCCTCGGTGTACACCATGATCAAAAACCTTTCATGCAcgtcgaacaaaaaatatacccaGGCGTACAGATGCCTCCTTTGAGTGATTACTCCGGGCCGGTAGCATCATCCAACCCTGACATGAAACCACCATACCGGCCCTACGACTCGCAGGCGGCGCCACAGATAACAAGTACGCAACCTGCTAACCCTACTTCATCAACACTTCCTACTATCGGAGGTAAAGGCGCTAATTGGAAATCAAATGAAGCGCGACGACCGAAGACGTACAACTGTACCGCCTGCAATAAATGGTTCACTAGTTCGGGCCATCTAAAGAGGCATTACAACACGACGCTGCACAAGAACGCGGTGCGGTCGTCGGGGCAGCCCGACCCGGCCACGCTGCCCATCTCCAACCACCACCACCCGAGCCGCGAGATGTCGCGCGCGCAGCAGCAGGCAGCCGACTCCAACACGCAGAGCCCCGTGCCGCCCGAGGACGCGCGCGCCGTCGACGACTCGTCGCTGCAGTCACCCTACGCGCCGCAGAGCTTCGAGCGCTCGCACCGCGTCGCCACCATGCAGGCCAAGTCGCCGTACTCGCATCTTCAACAGGGTAACTTAGATAATAATTTCAGTAATAATCCTTTAGCTAATCACCCTTTACAGCACCAGGTCGGCTCGCATCCGCTCAATATAGGTAGTCAACCGCCGGGCATAGGGAACCCGAACGATAGTAATCATCAGTCATCTAAAGGTGTAGCAATATCAACGGCAGGGAATCCCCCAAACGGGGAAGCAGGTCCCTCTGTTTCTCAAAATCACCATATGAGGGGCCTGCTATCAGTGTCAACCAGCAATATTACAACTCCAGTCCTAACGCAGAGTACGCCCGCGCTTACGGCCCACACTCTGCCTCCGTTCAGTCATTTGGGTGTCAACCCGTACAGCCCGAGGTCTACGGATCCTTTGGGGCCTTCGGTTCCGGACCCCACGCACACCCCTTTATATTTGGGTCAGAATTTTCAGCAGACTATAGCACCGAACTACCCAAACGGGATGGCCCCCCACGTTATGGATATGGCTATCAACAATCTGCCTATAGCCAATCCGGCTACTTTTGGTGAATCGCCTGAAGAAGTCGATGTTATGGAACAGGACGCGTCCAGCGAGCCGGCCGGCGGCCGTCTGCCGAGCTTCTCGCAGCTCCAGACGCAGAGCTTCAGCGTTTATGTTTCTAACTATATCACGCAGCCTAACGTGGGGGGTCAAGTTGTTTCTGATGAGTCGACCGCCGGGTATATCATCGTCGACCCGGTCCACTCGACTTTACAGTACGCCAATACTGACATGTGTGGACAAACTATAGACTACGATTATAACTTTTCGCCGAGAAAAGTAAAGGACGAGGACGTGATCGATTACGATTCCGAACATGCCAAAGTTTATCCTTACGGTTACGCCGTAGAGGGAAAAACTATAAAACGCGAAGTCGACATGTTACAAACTGACTCGGGTGAACTTCAAATACTGAAGATAGAGGATATCATGGACTACGCGAATAAAGAAAACTACGGGACTCAGATGAAGTCCCCGGCTAGTCCCGAGAGCGCGAAAGCTGAGAACGAGAGCCGCGGCTCGCCGGCCGTGTCGTCCACCGTGCCGAGCACGCCGCTCGCCGAGCGCAACCAGATGAAGAAGTCTGCCGCCACCACCGTGCACAAGTGTTACGAGTGCGATAAACTTTTTAACAAAGGCTGCTATCTCACGCAGCACAATAAGACGTTCCACTCGGGCGCTAAACCATTTAAGTGTATACGGTGCGGCAAACGCTTCTCTGACGACGCTTCATACGAGTGGCATTGCGTCAAGCACTCCGACAATAAACCGTTCAAGTGTAACGAGTGCCCGAAGTCTTTCAACCACAAGTCGGACTTGCGCCGGCACATGTGTCTGCACTCTGACTGCAAGCCGTTCACTTGCGATCACTGCGGCAAGGGCTTCATACGGAAAGACCACATGGTGAAGCACTTCGGCACGCACAAGAAGAAGATCCGCACGTCGTCGTCACCGACGTCATCCTCGTCGGTGTCGTCGACGTCAGCGTCACCGACGTCGAGCTCGCGCGCGCTGCACGTCGCGTACAACTGA